The following are encoded together in the Pectobacterium punjabense genome:
- the syd gene encoding SecY-interacting protein, which yields MDHEVVSALAAFTQRYVDCWQQEKGHLPASEALYGVPSPCIVENHEDTVYWSPQPFVPSAALDGVERALEISLHPDVHAFYTAQYAGDMAAQFDSLSCQLLQVWSEEDFTRMQENLIGHLLTQKRLKLTPTLFLATTDSEMTMVSLCNVSGEIVLEAFGTKKRQILAPTLSAFLSSLNPLAV from the coding sequence ATGGATCATGAAGTTGTTTCGGCGCTAGCGGCGTTTACCCAGCGTTATGTTGACTGTTGGCAGCAGGAGAAGGGGCATCTGCCTGCCAGTGAAGCACTTTACGGTGTCCCTTCCCCGTGTATTGTCGAAAATCATGAAGATACGGTTTACTGGTCGCCGCAGCCTTTTGTTCCTTCAGCCGCATTGGATGGGGTGGAGCGTGCGCTGGAAATCAGTCTGCATCCAGATGTTCACGCTTTCTACACCGCGCAGTATGCCGGGGATATGGCGGCGCAGTTTGATTCACTATCTTGCCAACTACTGCAAGTGTGGAGTGAAGAGGATTTCACCCGTATGCAGGAGAACCTGATTGGTCATTTGTTAACGCAGAAGCGCCTTAAACTCACGCCGACGCTGTTTTTGGCAACGACGGATTCTGAGATGACAATGGTGTCGTTGTGTAATGTTTCAGGGGAGATCGTTCTGGAAGCGTTCGGCACGAAAAAGCGTCAAATCTTAGCCCCGACGCTGTCGGCCTTCCTTTCAAGCCTTAACCCGTTAGCAGTCTAA
- a CDS encoding amidohydrolase, giving the protein MKFNVKMLSVTLGLFTSHAFAHTVYENARIYTVNDQQPTASVLVVDQGKIIYVGGRDGAKPFKATAAESVDLEGKTVLPGFIESHAHPATVAVMEAGDFVYVDGAATLTQILSQLKDYLTAHPNANYLLAQGFNVASLGLPQGVLPTTADLDTVSTRVPIVVYDSGMHAGWANSAALKVAHVDATTPDPIPGKHYFERDNKGNPTGFMHESAMHLVVDAQQFNVVENVAEKLQPILKTYHSLGFTAITDVGDTFSTTVAAIARLNEQGKLKVYYQRGYFYDAAKSTEQNIASLNVLREKYHQGNLSMNLYKLFMDGTIEMDSGAMYLPYPNGKVVEPFLSQKQINDNVAAALKAGFSVHVHAIGDKAQQSILDAFEANKKINPHLARVIAHNQVFEPQGVQKFAAMKDNLFLQTTPNWTVVNEKDETKSKIGNDAYHHQYLLGQAAREGVAVTFGSDYPANTFDAVNPFSQMYHAIKRGQPNAGYLPPTEAAMTFAQSLQAYTINGAKQLGISEITGSLEKGKNADFIIVDTDIGGADLEKLKNTKVLATYFKGEKVY; this is encoded by the coding sequence ATGAAATTCAATGTAAAAATGCTGTCAGTCACGCTTGGCTTGTTTACCAGCCATGCTTTCGCACACACCGTCTATGAAAATGCACGGATTTATACCGTTAACGATCAACAGCCAACGGCCTCAGTTCTGGTCGTGGATCAGGGAAAAATTATCTATGTCGGTGGACGTGATGGTGCGAAGCCATTTAAAGCGACCGCTGCTGAGTCGGTTGATTTAGAAGGAAAAACCGTACTGCCTGGTTTTATTGAGAGTCACGCTCATCCAGCAACGGTAGCTGTGATGGAGGCGGGCGATTTTGTGTATGTTGACGGTGCGGCAACGCTGACGCAGATTCTTAGCCAATTAAAAGATTATTTAACCGCACATCCGAACGCGAACTATTTGTTGGCACAAGGATTTAACGTTGCTTCACTTGGTTTACCACAAGGAGTGCTGCCGACGACTGCTGATTTAGATACGGTGTCCACGCGTGTTCCGATCGTAGTTTATGACAGCGGCATGCATGCGGGGTGGGCGAATAGTGCAGCGTTGAAGGTTGCCCACGTCGATGCGACTACGCCTGACCCTATTCCTGGGAAACACTATTTTGAGCGCGATAACAAAGGTAATCCTACAGGCTTCATGCATGAAAGCGCGATGCACCTTGTTGTCGACGCGCAGCAATTTAACGTGGTAGAAAACGTTGCTGAGAAACTTCAACCAATTCTAAAGACCTACCACTCGCTGGGGTTTACGGCGATTACTGACGTTGGCGATACGTTTAGCACGACAGTGGCTGCCATTGCCCGCTTAAACGAGCAGGGGAAACTGAAGGTCTATTATCAGCGCGGCTATTTTTATGATGCTGCCAAATCGACCGAACAAAATATTGCCAGTCTTAACGTCCTGCGTGAAAAATATCACCAGGGCAATTTGTCGATGAATCTGTATAAGCTATTTATGGATGGCACGATTGAAATGGATTCGGGGGCGATGTACCTGCCTTATCCCAACGGCAAGGTCGTCGAACCCTTTTTAAGCCAGAAACAGATTAACGACAATGTCGCCGCGGCGTTGAAAGCGGGTTTCTCAGTGCATGTACACGCGATAGGCGATAAAGCGCAGCAGTCGATTTTAGACGCCTTTGAGGCTAACAAAAAAATTAACCCGCATTTGGCTCGCGTGATTGCCCATAACCAAGTGTTTGAGCCACAGGGTGTGCAGAAATTTGCCGCAATGAAGGACAACCTATTCCTGCAAACGACACCAAACTGGACGGTGGTCAATGAAAAAGATGAGACCAAATCCAAAATTGGTAATGACGCTTATCACCACCAATATCTGCTCGGGCAAGCTGCGCGTGAGGGTGTCGCGGTAACCTTCGGTTCAGATTATCCCGCCAATACCTTTGATGCAGTGAACCCGTTCAGCCAGATGTATCATGCCATCAAACGCGGCCAGCCAAATGCTGGCTATCTCCCCCCAACTGAGGCGGCAATGACATTCGCTCAAAGCTTGCAGGCTTATACGATTAATGGGGCGAAGCAGCTTGGTATCAGTGAGATAACTGGGAGTCTTGAGAAAGGGAAAAACGCGGACTTTATTATTGTGGATACCGATATTGGCGGTGCAGACTTGGAAAAATTGAAAAATACCAAGGTGTTGGCAACCTATTTCAAAGGGGAAAAAGTGTACTAA
- the xni gene encoding flap endonuclease Xni, giving the protein MPVHLLIVDALNLIRRIHAVQGSPCITACQHALHQLIQNSQPTHAVAVFDDEDRDTSWRHQLLPDYKAGRTPMPDNLKQELPQIKAAFATIGVASWHSPGNEADDLAATLAVKLSSAGHQATIVSTDKGYCQLLAPHIQIRDYFQKRWLDLPFIEQEFGVSPQQLTDYWGLAGISSSKIPGVAGIGPKSATQLLQQAGSLESLYQQLDTVPEKWRKKLEQHKEMALISRQVATLRTDLTLNGNLQQLRLPVQNNAQPHSYSRQD; this is encoded by the coding sequence ATGCCCGTCCATTTGCTGATTGTCGACGCGCTCAATCTGATACGTCGCATTCATGCGGTACAAGGTTCGCCCTGTATCACAGCGTGCCAACATGCGCTGCATCAGCTCATACAAAATAGCCAGCCTACCCACGCGGTGGCCGTCTTTGATGATGAAGATCGCGATACCAGTTGGCGTCACCAACTTTTGCCGGACTACAAGGCGGGACGCACGCCAATGCCGGATAATCTGAAACAGGAACTCCCGCAGATTAAAGCGGCATTTGCCACCATTGGTGTAGCAAGCTGGCATAGCCCCGGTAATGAAGCCGACGATCTCGCCGCTACACTGGCCGTCAAGCTGTCATCCGCGGGTCATCAGGCAACGATTGTGTCGACCGATAAAGGCTACTGCCAGTTATTGGCACCACACATTCAGATCAGAGATTACTTTCAGAAACGCTGGCTGGATCTGCCGTTTATCGAACAGGAATTTGGTGTTTCACCGCAGCAGCTCACAGACTACTGGGGGCTGGCAGGTATTAGCAGCAGCAAGATTCCGGGCGTTGCGGGTATCGGCCCTAAAAGTGCCACACAGCTCTTACAACAGGCAGGAAGTCTGGAGTCGCTATATCAGCAGTTAGATACGGTGCCAGAGAAGTGGCGTAAGAAGCTGGAGCAACATAAAGAAATGGCGTTAATCAGCCGTCAGGTTGCCACACTGCGTACCGATTTAACGCTTAATGGTAATCTGCAACAGTTGAGGTTACCTGTGCAGAATAACGCTCAACCACACTCCTACTCACGGCAGGATTAA
- the ppnN gene encoding nucleotide 5'-monophosphate nucleosidase PpnN — protein MITHISPLGSMDLLSQLEVDMLKSTASSDLYRLFRNCSLAVLNSGSQTDNSKELLSRYEDFDINVLRRERGVKLELVNPPEDAFVDGNIIRALQANLFAVLRDILFVNGQIASAGRYQNLNLENSAHITNLVFSILRNAKALHVGEEPNMVVCWGGHSINEIEYLYARKVGSQLGLRELNICTGCGPGAMEAPMKGAAVGHAQQRYKEGRFIGMTEPSIIAAEPPNPLVNELIIMPDIEKRLEAFVRIGHGIIIFPGGVGTAEEFLYLLGIMMNPENSEQVLPIILTGPEESADYFRVLDEFIVGTLGRQARRYYSIIINDAAEVARQMKKAMPLVKESRRHTGDAYSFNWSLRIAPDLQLPFEPSHENMADLNLHPNQPAEELAAALRRAFSGIVAGNVKEVGIQAIEQRGPYKIHGDPQMMKSMDTLLQGFVAQQRMKLPGSAYIPCYEICS, from the coding sequence TTGATTACACATATCAGCCCATTGGGATCGATGGATTTGTTATCGCAGTTGGAAGTCGACATGCTGAAAAGCACGGCCAGCAGCGACCTCTACCGTTTGTTTCGCAACTGTTCCCTCGCCGTACTGAATTCCGGTAGCCAGACAGATAACAGCAAAGAGCTGCTGTCTCGTTATGAAGACTTTGATATCAACGTGCTACGCCGTGAACGCGGCGTTAAACTGGAACTGGTGAACCCACCGGAAGACGCTTTTGTTGATGGCAATATCATTCGAGCCTTGCAAGCTAACCTATTCGCCGTATTGCGCGACATTTTGTTCGTCAACGGCCAAATCGCCAGCGCAGGTCGCTATCAGAATCTGAATCTGGAAAATTCCGCCCATATCACCAATCTGGTATTTTCTATCCTGCGTAATGCCAAGGCGCTGCACGTCGGCGAAGAGCCGAACATGGTGGTCTGCTGGGGGGGGCATTCGATTAATGAGATCGAATATCTGTATGCCCGCAAGGTGGGTAGCCAACTCGGTCTGCGTGAACTGAATATCTGTACGGGCTGCGGTCCGGGCGCGATGGAAGCCCCCATGAAAGGTGCCGCCGTCGGCCACGCACAGCAGCGCTACAAAGAAGGGCGCTTCATCGGCATGACCGAACCCTCCATCATCGCCGCCGAACCGCCGAACCCGCTGGTCAATGAACTGATCATCATGCCGGACATCGAAAAGCGCCTGGAAGCTTTTGTTCGCATCGGGCATGGCATCATTATTTTCCCTGGCGGCGTTGGAACAGCGGAAGAGTTCCTCTATCTACTGGGCATCATGATGAACCCAGAAAACAGCGAGCAGGTGTTGCCGATTATCCTGACCGGGCCGGAAGAAAGCGCCGACTATTTCCGCGTGTTGGATGAATTCATCGTTGGCACACTAGGCCGTCAGGCACGTCGCTACTATTCGATCATCATTAATGACGCCGCAGAAGTCGCCCGTCAGATGAAGAAAGCCATGCCGCTGGTGAAAGAGAGCCGTCGTCACACAGGTGACGCTTACAGCTTTAACTGGTCACTGCGGATTGCACCCGATCTGCAACTGCCCTTTGAGCCTAGCCACGAAAACATGGCCGATCTCAACCTGCATCCGAATCAGCCCGCAGAAGAGCTTGCTGCCGCGCTACGTCGGGCATTCTCCGGCATTGTGGCCGGTAATGTGAAGGAAGTCGGTATTCAGGCGATAGAGCAACGCGGGCCGTACAAAATTCATGGCGACCCACAGATGATGAAAAGCATGGATACCCTGCTACAGGGCTTTGTCGCACAGCAGCGCATGAAGCTGCCCGGCAGCGCCTATATTCCCTGCTACGAAATCTGCTCATAA
- the queF gene encoding NADPH-dependent 7-cyano-7-deazaguanine reductase QueF (Catalyzes the NADPH-dependent reduction of 7-cyano-7-deazaguanine (preQ0) to 7-aminomethyl-7-deazaguanine (preQ1) in queuosine biosynthesis), producing MSVYDKHQALSGLTLGKPTPYHDHYDAALLQPVPRSLNRDPLGIYPDSLPFHGEDIWTLYELSWLNNRGVPQVAVGEMHLNAESLNLIESKSFKLYLNSFNQTTFDSWESVRTTLANDLAHCAQGDVSVTLFKLSELEGQPLAGFTGECIDDQDIQIDSYDFSADYLATNEQDAPVVEETLVSHLLKSNCLITHQPDWGSVQIHYRGNRINREALLRYIVSFRHHNEFHEQCVERIFNDIMRYYQPEKLSVYARYTRRGGLDINPWRSNYPFNAPNGRLPRQ from the coding sequence ATGTCCGTTTATGACAAGCACCAGGCCCTAAGCGGGCTAACACTGGGCAAACCCACGCCTTATCACGACCACTATGATGCTGCACTTCTGCAACCCGTGCCACGTAGCCTGAACCGCGATCCACTCGGCATTTACCCTGATAGCCTGCCTTTTCATGGCGAGGATATCTGGACACTCTACGAGCTCTCCTGGCTGAACAACCGCGGCGTGCCTCAGGTAGCCGTTGGTGAAATGCACCTTAATGCAGAAAGCCTGAATTTGATTGAGTCAAAAAGTTTTAAACTGTATCTGAACAGCTTTAACCAGACGACATTCGACAGTTGGGAAAGTGTACGCACAACGTTAGCCAACGATCTGGCACATTGTGCACAGGGTGACGTCAGCGTTACGCTTTTCAAACTCAGTGAGCTTGAAGGCCAACCGTTAGCCGGGTTCACGGGGGAGTGCATCGACGATCAAGACATTCAGATCGACAGTTACGACTTCAGCGCAGACTACCTGGCAACAAACGAACAGGATGCCCCTGTCGTTGAAGAAACGCTGGTCAGCCACCTACTGAAATCCAACTGCTTGATCACCCATCAGCCCGACTGGGGTTCAGTACAAATTCACTATCGCGGCAACCGCATTAATCGTGAAGCGCTGCTGCGCTACATTGTTTCATTTCGCCATCATAACGAATTTCACGAACAGTGTGTGGAACGAATTTTTAACGACATCATGCGCTACTACCAGCCGGAAAAACTCAGCGTCTACGCGCGCTATACCCGACGCGGCGGGCTGGATATCAACCCGTGGCGCAGTAACTACCCGTTTAATGCACCAAATGGCCGCCTGCCGCGCCAGTAA